Proteins found in one Deltaproteobacteria bacterium genomic segment:
- a CDS encoding FAD-binding protein encodes MPEHDVLVIGGGAAGLRAAIAAKRAGASVAVLSKVHPLRTNSALSPGGINAPLGSDDSAQKFADDIMNAGEGLCNPEAVNALAAEAAREVVWLERVGVPFNRDADGRIDRRALGSGSAERAAYAEDRTGHMVLHVLHEQFQRYDIECFKEWFVTSLIQDAGACTGAVALDHRTGRIEAFSAGAVILATGGFIQAYRPCTAAVGTTGDGLALGYDMGVGLADMEMVQFHPTVYSAARTALISEAALSAGARLVNAAGDTVVDAAGLSRAQLAAAVDKAGSNGGGPVSLDLRPVENLAARFPGTAEVVRLMAGLDITQAPVPVQPVAHRAMGGLDTNASGETSVAGLFAVGECAHSGVHGAGRLPGNTLTEAVVFGKRVGEAAAGHAKSAGTRNAPTDQAARDGERLAAITSGGSSGDTLGTIHRELGEIMQANLGVTRTDAGLTEAQEKIRTLRERHGKLRVGNKSRIFNYALTSHLELGNMLRLAEAVALAARSRNESRGAHLRGDFPERDDTSWKAHTVVHQQDGAPKLDRKAVSA; translated from the coding sequence GTGCCCGAACATGATGTTCTCGTTATTGGGGGAGGCGCGGCCGGTCTGCGCGCGGCGATCGCGGCGAAGCGCGCCGGGGCGTCGGTGGCGGTGCTGAGCAAGGTCCATCCGTTGCGCACGAACTCGGCGTTGTCGCCGGGGGGCATCAACGCGCCGCTGGGCAGCGACGATTCGGCGCAGAAGTTCGCGGACGACATCATGAACGCGGGCGAGGGGCTGTGCAATCCCGAGGCGGTGAACGCGCTGGCCGCGGAAGCCGCCCGCGAGGTGGTGTGGCTCGAGCGCGTCGGCGTTCCCTTCAACCGGGACGCGGACGGCCGCATCGACCGCCGGGCGTTGGGTTCCGGCAGCGCGGAGCGCGCCGCCTACGCGGAGGACCGCACCGGCCACATGGTGCTGCACGTGCTCCACGAGCAGTTCCAGCGCTACGACATCGAGTGTTTCAAGGAATGGTTCGTCACCTCCCTGATTCAGGACGCCGGCGCCTGCACCGGCGCGGTGGCGCTGGACCACCGGACCGGCCGGATCGAGGCCTTCAGCGCCGGCGCCGTGATCCTGGCCACCGGCGGCTTCATTCAGGCGTACCGCCCGTGCACCGCCGCCGTGGGCACCACCGGCGACGGGCTCGCGCTGGGCTACGACATGGGCGTGGGGCTCGCCGACATGGAGATGGTGCAGTTCCATCCCACGGTGTACAGCGCGGCGCGGACGGCGCTGATCAGCGAAGCCGCGCTGAGCGCGGGCGCGCGGCTGGTGAACGCCGCGGGCGACACCGTGGTGGATGCCGCGGGGCTCTCGCGGGCGCAGCTCGCGGCCGCGGTCGACAAGGCCGGCAGCAACGGCGGCGGGCCGGTGTCGCTGGACCTGCGCCCGGTGGAGAACCTGGCCGCGCGCTTTCCCGGCACCGCCGAAGTGGTCCGGCTCATGGCCGGGCTCGACATCACCCAGGCTCCCGTCCCGGTGCAGCCGGTGGCGCACCGCGCCATGGGCGGGCTCGACACCAACGCTTCCGGGGAAACCTCGGTGGCGGGGCTCTTCGCGGTCGGCGAGTGCGCCCACAGCGGCGTCCACGGGGCGGGGCGGCTGCCGGGCAACACGCTCACGGAGGCGGTGGTGTTCGGCAAGCGCGTCGGCGAAGCGGCCGCGGGCCACGCCAAGTCCGCGGGCACCCGGAACGCGCCCACGGACCAGGCGGCGCGGGACGGCGAACGGCTGGCGGCGATCACCTCCGGGGGCTCCTCGGGCGATACCCTGGGAACCATCCATCGCGAGCTCGGCGAGATCATGCAAGCGAACCTCGGGGTGACGCGCACCGACGCGGGCTTGACCGAGGCCCAGGAGAAGATCCGCACGCTGCGGGAACGGCACGGGAAGCTCCGCGTCGGCAACAAGTCGCGCATCTTCAACTATGCGCTGACGAGCCATCTCGAGTTGGGGAACATGCTGAGGCTCGCGGAAGCCGTGGCCCTGGCCGCGCGCAGCCGCAACGAGAGCCGGGGCGCGCATCTCCGGGGTGATTTTCCCGAGCGTGACGACACCAGTTGGAAGGCGCACACCGTCGTTCACCAGCAGGACGGCGCGCCCAAGCTCGACCGGAAAGCGGTATCGGCTTAA
- a CDS encoding 2Fe-2S iron-sulfur cluster-binding protein — MEVTYKVHREDPENGGESSFSTYQVDLPEDATVLDGLQKIRDEQDDTLAFRASCCQGTCGECAVRINYKAQFTCTTKIADVTKKGPEILCAPVRNIPVIKDLVFDMDRFTWDKMAAMKPWMEPDDEFAPAENLIPEAEMAAVRKTMSCYQCGLCDEGCAVLPVDFDFLGPGAMVKGYRFVMDPREDGSRKEERLAVVEQPKGLWDCVHCYEANGKCARGLEPSTKIMEMRDVSFKHGIKNEKVARHHNSFINSVKQTGWLDERKLVMETEGLTNIGGLMKLLPTAVRAMTRGKMPGRHEKRPGADQIKRIIEKAEDSK, encoded by the coding sequence ATGGAAGTCACCTACAAGGTTCATCGCGAGGACCCGGAAAACGGCGGCGAGTCCAGCTTCTCGACCTACCAGGTCGACCTGCCGGAAGACGCCACCGTGCTGGACGGGCTCCAGAAGATCCGGGACGAGCAGGATGACACCCTGGCCTTCCGGGCCTCCTGTTGCCAGGGCACGTGCGGCGAGTGCGCGGTGCGCATCAACTACAAGGCCCAGTTCACCTGCACCACCAAGATCGCCGACGTCACCAAGAAGGGTCCGGAGATCCTGTGCGCGCCGGTGCGCAACATCCCGGTGATCAAGGACCTGGTGTTCGACATGGACAGGTTCACCTGGGACAAGATGGCCGCCATGAAGCCGTGGATGGAGCCGGACGACGAGTTCGCGCCGGCGGAGAACCTGATTCCCGAGGCGGAGATGGCGGCGGTGCGCAAGACCATGAGCTGCTACCAGTGCGGCCTGTGCGACGAGGGCTGCGCGGTGCTGCCCGTGGACTTCGACTTCCTCGGACCCGGGGCCATGGTCAAGGGCTACCGCTTCGTCATGGACCCACGGGAGGACGGCAGCAGGAAGGAAGAGCGCCTGGCGGTGGTGGAGCAGCCCAAGGGCCTGTGGGACTGCGTCCACTGCTACGAGGCCAACGGCAAGTGCGCGCGCGGACTCGAGCCGTCGACCAAGATCATGGAGATGCGCGACGTCTCCTTCAAGCACGGCATCAAGAACGAGAAGGTCGCGCGCCATCACAACAGCTTCATCAACTCGGTGAAGCAGACCGGGTGGCTCGATGAGCGCAAACTGGTGATGGAGACCGAGGGGCTGACCAACATCGGCGGCCTCATGAAGCTACTACCCACTGCCGTGCGCGCGATGACGCGCGGGAAGATGCCCGGCCGGCACGAGAAGCGCCCGGGGGCCGATCAGATCAAGCGCATCATCGAGAAAGCGGAGGATTCCAAGTGA
- a CDS encoding CoB--CoM heterodisulfide reductase iron-sulfur subunit B family protein, with product MKYAFYPGCVAKGGCPELYTAATKVAEKLDIELEEMNDVACTGAGCMPTQLSDPINARTFAKAEQMGLPIMTICSTCQGVFSQANHRLQDPEYREEINREYLAEEGLSYQGTTEVKHLLWVLFEDLGVEKLKSLIQRPLDGLKVSPFYGCFLRRPGPIMVPTKEVGGRRTYLEDLTQLLGAENVDISGKTKCCGFPVLTANEESSLGMVAKHAGESKQNGADCMVTPCPLCHLNLDGNQPRAEGLKGEKINLPIIHLPQLLGLALGFDADEMQLGKHIVSTKAVNDKVDMLT from the coding sequence GTGAAATACGCGTTCTACCCCGGATGTGTGGCCAAGGGCGGCTGTCCCGAGCTCTACACCGCGGCTACCAAGGTCGCCGAGAAGCTGGATATCGAGCTCGAGGAGATGAACGACGTGGCGTGCACCGGCGCCGGCTGCATGCCCACGCAACTGTCGGACCCCATCAACGCGCGTACCTTCGCCAAGGCCGAGCAGATGGGTCTGCCCATCATGACCATCTGCAGCACCTGCCAGGGCGTCTTCAGCCAAGCCAACCACCGGCTGCAGGATCCCGAGTACCGCGAGGAGATCAACCGCGAGTACCTGGCGGAGGAAGGGTTGTCCTACCAGGGCACCACCGAGGTCAAGCACCTGCTGTGGGTGCTGTTCGAGGACTTGGGTGTCGAGAAGCTCAAGTCGCTGATCCAGCGCCCGCTCGACGGCCTCAAGGTCTCGCCGTTCTACGGCTGCTTCCTGCGCCGGCCCGGCCCCATCATGGTGCCGACCAAGGAGGTGGGCGGACGCCGGACTTACCTGGAGGACCTCACGCAGCTTTTGGGGGCGGAGAACGTGGACATCAGCGGCAAGACCAAGTGCTGCGGCTTCCCGGTGCTCACCGCCAACGAGGAAAGCTCCCTCGGCATGGTGGCCAAGCACGCCGGCGAATCGAAACAGAACGGCGCCGACTGCATGGTGACACCGTGTCCGCTGTGCCACCTGAACCTCGACGGCAACCAGCCCAGGGCCGAAGGCCTGAAGGGCGAGAAGATCAATCTGCCGATCATCCATCTGCCGCAGCTCCTGGGCTTGGCGCTGGGGTTCGATGCCGACGAGATGCAGCTCGGCAAGCACATCGTGTCCACCAAGGCGGTCAACGACAAGGTCGACATGCTGACGTAA